Proteins from a single region of Gasterosteus aculeatus chromosome 20, fGasAcu3.hap1.1, whole genome shotgun sequence:
- the gpatch4 gene encoding G patch domain-containing protein 4, which produces MAEVVPEKSRGLKFAEQQLLRHGWEYGKGLGRGENGLPEAIKVKVKCDKGGVGHKEGDQFTFHWWDHVFNKASSSLQVQSDQNGIQLTKTLEEGEEAGVISNKKPRKAALAKAKLYGCFVKSATLLSGTEQPDPKPSCSDSSSSDDEDDQKLDLSSTTKLSDADLMKACGGRTAHKGARHGLTMNAKLARLEQQEAEFMAKYGKKSQPADAAPVCVKQTPPTGRSADQRAERQEETLSDSQRKKKMKDIRSTGSDNELNELPVSPDVDVKPKKKKKKKKKKKANEEAEQISDAASSDGDVIYVENGDSDHSRKTKRKHKKKKHNTQQDEEERTLSPAAASQEEPAELLTKREKKKKRRRRESSRSEPAEDTNNAESQPVCTPKSRKTEEDTTVRHKRKKCKKDKSYADEDTNEETLCLKKSKKKSKVV; this is translated from the exons ATGGCAGAAGTCGTACCAGAGAAAAGTCGCGGCTTGAAgtttgcagagcagcagctcctgCGTCACGGATGGGAATACG GTAAAGGACTGGGCCGAGGAGAGAACGGCTTACCGGAGGCCATCAAGGTCAAAGTGAAATGTGACAAAGGAGGG GTTGGTCACAAGGAAGGGGATCAGTTCACCTTCCACTGGTGGGATCATGTCTTCAATAAGGCTTCGTCCAGTCTGCAGGTGCAGTCTGATCAG AACGGGATTCAGTTGACGAAGACGTTGGAGGAAGGTGAAGAGGCTGGCGTGATCTCCAATAAAAAGCCAAGGAAAGCCGCTCTGGCTAAAGCCAAACTTTATGGCTGCTTTGTCAAG TCAGCCACGCTGCTGTCTGGTACGGAGCAGCCCGATCCGAAGCCTTCCTGCTCAGACAGCAGTAGCtcggacgacgaggacgaccaGAAACTGGATCTCTCCAGCACCACAAA GCTCTCTGATGCGGATCTGATGAAGGCTTGTGGAGGCCGCACGGCTCACAA AGGAGCCAGACATGGCTTGACCATGAATGCCAAGTTAGCCAGGCTcgagcagcaggaggcggagTTCATGGCAAAGTACGGCAAGAAGAGCCAACCGGCTGACGCTGCGCCGGTTTGTGTCAAACAGACTCCGCCCACTGGCCGGTCAGCTGACCAGAGAGCTGAGAGGCAGGAAGAGACGCTGAGCGACtctcagaggaagaagaagatgaaagaTATTAGATCCACCGGGAGCGATAATGAGCTAAACGAGTTGCCTGTAAGTCCTGACGTGGATGTTaaacccaagaagaagaagaagaagaagaagaagaagaaagccaaCGAGGAAGCTGAACAGATAAGTGATGCAGCTTCCTCTGATGGGGATGTGATATATGTAGAAAACGGTGACTCAGACCACTCtcgtaaaacaaaaaggaaacataaaaagaagaaacacaataCACAGCAGGACGAAGAAGAAAGAACACTTTCACCTGCAGCAGCGAGCCAGGAGGAGCCTGCTGAGCTGCTCacaaaaagggagaagaagaagaagaggaggcggagggaatCCTCACGCAGCGAACCTGCTGAGGACACCAACAACGCAGAATCACAGCCGGTCTGCACACCAAAATCCCGAAAGACAGAGGAAGACACAACTGTGAggcataaaagaaaaaagtgtaaaaaagacaaatcctACGCAGATGAAGATACAAACGAGGAGACACTTTGTCTAAAGAAGAGTAAAAAGAAGTCCAAAGTAGTTTAA